A region of uncultured Carboxylicivirga sp. DNA encodes the following proteins:
- a CDS encoding four helix bundle protein — translation MNSFRELKMWQKSMDLSVSVYEITKSFPKTEDYGLTSQIQRSSVSVPSNIAEGFGRNHTKDFIRFLQIAQGSVYECQTQLEIAFRIGYLNEDDFVNLDNKYMEVAKMLSSFIRKIKDSQTR, via the coding sequence ATGAACTCATTTAGAGAACTAAAAATGTGGCAGAAATCAATGGATTTGTCAGTTTCAGTTTATGAGATTACAAAAAGTTTTCCAAAGACTGAAGATTATGGTTTGACTTCTCAGATACAAAGAAGTTCAGTGTCTGTTCCTTCGAATATTGCAGAGGGCTTTGGTAGAAATCATACCAAGGATTTCATTCGATTTTTGCAGATTGCACAAGGATCGGTTTATGAATGCCAAACACAGCTGGAGATTGCTTTTAGGATTGGATATCTGAATGAAGATGACTTTGTAAATCTTGATAATAAATATATGGAGGTTGCTAAAATGTTATCTTCTTTTATAAGAAAAATCAAAGATTCACAAACACGCTAA
- a CDS encoding four helix bundle protein codes for MKTYREIKAWQKSMDFVTKIYHYTEIFPESEKFGLTNQIRRAAVSVPSNIAEGFGRNSLPDFIRFLNIARGSLFELQTQIEISRNLNFLQQEIFEELENNAVEIEKIINALIKSLKIKIQK; via the coding sequence ATGAAAACATACAGAGAAATTAAGGCTTGGCAGAAGTCCATGGATTTTGTTACAAAGATCTATCATTATACCGAAATTTTTCCTGAAAGCGAGAAGTTTGGTTTAACGAATCAAATCAGAAGAGCAGCCGTCTCTGTTCCTTCTAATATTGCTGAGGGATTCGGACGAAACTCTTTGCCTGATTTTATTAGGTTTCTTAATATTGCGAGAGGTTCACTTTTTGAATTACAAACCCAAATTGAAATTAGTCGCAATCTCAATTTTCTTCAGCAAGAAATATTTGAAGAGCTCGAGAATAATGCGGTTGAGATTGAGAAAATAATCAATGCTCTTATAAAGAGTCTGAAAATTAAAATTCAAAAGTAG
- a CDS encoding TlpA disulfide reductase family protein, with protein MKKIILSFLLSVFCIALFAQAAPDDRGYIVKLGDKAPDFEMELTDGTKVKLSDLKGQVVMLQFTASWCGVCRKEMPHIEEQIWQAYKDKGLKVFGVDRDEPVKNALELKEDTKITYSIGLDPGADIFGLYADKQAGVTRNVLIDREGKIIFLTRLFNEEEFAALVKRIGEELK; from the coding sequence ATGAAGAAAATTATTTTATCATTCTTATTATCTGTTTTTTGTATTGCACTTTTTGCACAAGCAGCTCCAGATGACAGAGGTTATATTGTGAAATTAGGAGATAAAGCACCTGATTTTGAGATGGAACTTACTGATGGTACAAAAGTGAAGTTATCCGATTTAAAAGGACAGGTTGTGATGTTACAGTTTACAGCATCGTGGTGTGGAGTTTGTCGAAAAGAGATGCCACATATCGAAGAGCAAATCTGGCAGGCATACAAAGATAAGGGATTGAAAGTATTTGGCGTGGACCGTGATGAGCCAGTGAAGAATGCTTTGGAACTGAAAGAAGATACTAAAATTACTTATAGTATAGGGCTAGATCCAGGAGCTGATATTTTCGGTTTGTATGCCGATAAACAAGCTGGTGTTACTCGTAATGTTTTGATTGATCGGGAAGGAAAAATTATCTTCTTAACCAGGCTATTCAATGAAGAAGAGTTTGCTGCTTTGGTAAAGAGAATTGGAGAGGAGTTGAAATAG
- the purU gene encoding formyltetrahydrofolate deformylase: MRETAILRIHCPDQRGIVAKVTDFIHRHNGNVVYLDQHTDYSEDRFFMRVEWDLDGFEIPTEQIKDVIQEKLAWPMEMVWSLQFSHQVPRMAIFVSRSSHCLYDLLARYSAGELKVEIPLIISNHKDLEKVAKQFGLPFYYLPVTKDNKEEVEKEQIRLLEENNVDFIVLARYMQILSSEFNELYPNRIINIHHSFLPAFAGAKPYHAAHSRGVKIIGATGHYVTSDLDAGPIIEQDVTRITHHDTVQSLVQKGKDIEKIVLSRAVQAHVDRKTLVYKNKTIIFA, encoded by the coding sequence ATGAGAGAAACGGCTATTCTTCGGATACACTGCCCGGATCAAAGAGGAATTGTGGCGAAAGTAACGGACTTTATTCATCGTCACAATGGTAATGTGGTGTATCTTGATCAGCATACTGATTATAGTGAGGATCGTTTTTTTATGCGAGTGGAATGGGACCTGGATGGATTTGAGATTCCAACGGAACAGATTAAAGATGTTATACAGGAGAAACTGGCCTGGCCAATGGAAATGGTTTGGTCGTTGCAGTTCTCACACCAGGTACCACGAATGGCTATATTTGTGAGTCGCTCGTCACACTGTTTATATGATTTATTGGCCCGCTACAGTGCAGGTGAATTAAAAGTAGAAATACCTTTAATTATCAGTAATCATAAGGACCTTGAAAAGGTGGCCAAGCAATTTGGACTCCCTTTTTATTATCTTCCTGTTACAAAAGATAACAAGGAGGAAGTGGAGAAAGAGCAGATTCGACTTTTGGAGGAGAACAATGTTGATTTTATTGTATTGGCTCGTTACATGCAGATTCTTTCATCTGAATTTAATGAGTTGTATCCAAACAGAATCATAAACATTCACCACTCATTCTTACCAGCATTTGCCGGTGCTAAACCATATCATGCTGCTCATTCAAGAGGTGTCAAGATTATTGGTGCCACAGGGCATTATGTAACATCTGATCTTGATGCAGGACCAATCATAGAGCAGGATGTGACAAGAATTACACACCATGATACTGTTCAGAGCCTGGTTCAAAAAGGTAAGGATATCGAAAAAATTGTGCTTTCAAGAGCCGTTCAGGCACATGTTGATCGCAAAACACTGGTGTATAAAAACAAAACAATCATCTTTGCATAA
- a CDS encoding four helix bundle protein yields MKDYRKLRVWQKGIEIVKLTYKLTSALPSNEKFNLVSQMNRAAVSIPSNIAEGSSRKSEKDYHRYLEISLGSCFELDTQIEIVMQLEFDQVDLCDELRTSLIEEIMMLQSLMNKLKK; encoded by the coding sequence ATGAAGGATTATAGAAAACTTAGAGTCTGGCAAAAAGGTATTGAAATTGTTAAGCTTACTTATAAGTTAACAAGTGCTTTGCCTTCAAATGAAAAGTTCAATCTTGTTTCTCAAATGAATAGAGCAGCTGTTTCTATACCTTCAAATATTGCAGAAGGAAGCAGTAGAAAAAGCGAGAAGGATTATCATCGTTATTTGGAAATATCTTTAGGTAGCTGTTTTGAGTTGGATACACAAATTGAAATTGTTATGCAATTGGAATTTGATCAAGTTGATTTGTGTGATGAGCTAAGAACATCTTTAATTGAAGAAATTATGATGCTTCAGAGTTTAATGAATAAATTAAAAAAATAA
- the hisA gene encoding 1-(5-phosphoribosyl)-5-[(5-phosphoribosylamino)methylideneamino]imidazole-4-carboxamide isomerase, producing MGKIDIIPAIDIIEGKCVRLSQGDYASKKVYNEDPLEVAREFEDNGIKRLHVVDLDGAKAGHIINYKTLENIAGKTNLVIDFGGGLKTTEDLRIAFECGAQMITGGSIAVKNRPEFEGWIEHYGSDKIILGADAKDNKIAVTGWIEETDQELIPFIKEYSSKGIQKVICTDISKDGMLQGPAIELYKDILAEIPGLYLVASGGVSNIDDIEILAEANVPAVIFGKAIYEGRIELKELHRFL from the coding sequence ATGGGAAAAATAGATATTATACCTGCCATTGATATTATCGAAGGCAAATGTGTTCGATTGAGTCAGGGTGATTATGCCAGTAAAAAGGTTTATAACGAAGATCCATTGGAAGTGGCTCGTGAATTTGAAGATAATGGAATCAAGCGTTTACATGTGGTCGATCTGGATGGTGCCAAAGCTGGTCATATCATCAATTATAAAACACTTGAGAATATTGCCGGCAAAACAAATCTGGTGATTGATTTTGGTGGGGGTTTAAAAACTACTGAAGATTTGAGAATTGCCTTTGAATGTGGAGCGCAGATGATTACGGGAGGCAGTATAGCTGTTAAAAACCGACCTGAATTCGAAGGATGGATTGAGCACTATGGTAGCGATAAAATCATTCTTGGAGCAGATGCGAAAGACAATAAAATAGCAGTGACAGGTTGGATTGAAGAGACCGATCAGGAGCTGATACCTTTCATCAAAGAATATTCATCAAAGGGTATTCAAAAAGTTATTTGTACTGATATAAGTAAAGATGGTATGTTACAAGGTCCGGCCATTGAATTATACAAAGATATTCTTGCTGAGATTCCGGGTTTGTACCTGGTGGCTAGTGGAGGAGTGAGTAATATTGATGATATTGAAATACTGGCAGAGGCTAATGTGCCTGCAGTTATTTTTGGTAAGGCAATATATGAGGGTAGGATTGAGTTGAAAGAGTTGCATAGATTCTTATAA
- a CDS encoding MATE family efflux transporter, with amino-acid sequence MVRLSINILSRKLKERSLSSIWKDFKEAFGGSEQDYTKIPLGKAVFLLAVPMVLEMIMESVFAVVDIYFVGRLGADAVATVGITESILTIIYAISFGLSMATTALVSRRIGEKKGEEAGHEGLQAIITGVVVSVLIAVPGMIFAKDLLQLMGASEAIVEDLSSYTSIMFGGNLVIMLLFINNAIFRGAGDANIAMWVLWIANGLNMILDPLLIFGIGPFPEMGIAGAAVATNIGRGIAVTVQLFLLFRGKGRVSLKGIPLKIEWKRIRHLINISLGGIAQSLIATSSWIFMVRIISNFGSEVLAGYTIGIRIIIFTLLPSWGLSNAASTLVGQNLGAREPERAEKAVWGVARINMIFLGVLSVLFIVFPGWFVRLFTDDVEVVKAGVECLRIVAYGFTFYGMGMVMIQAFNGAGDTRTPTRINVFTFWMIEIPLAYFLAMIVGMEQTGVFYAIIIAESCMTILAAWLFRKGKWKKEEV; translated from the coding sequence ATGGTTAGGCTAAGTATCAATATATTATCTCGAAAATTAAAAGAAAGAAGTTTGAGTAGCATCTGGAAAGATTTCAAGGAAGCCTTTGGAGGTTCAGAACAGGATTATACCAAAATCCCTTTAGGGAAAGCAGTTTTTCTGTTGGCTGTTCCTATGGTACTCGAAATGATTATGGAATCAGTATTTGCTGTTGTCGACATTTATTTTGTTGGGCGATTGGGAGCAGATGCTGTTGCAACGGTAGGTATTACCGAAAGTATTTTAACTATCATTTATGCCATCTCGTTTGGTTTGAGTATGGCAACCACTGCCCTTGTGTCGCGACGCATTGGTGAGAAGAAAGGCGAAGAAGCAGGACATGAGGGTTTGCAAGCCATCATTACCGGTGTTGTTGTGTCTGTTTTGATTGCTGTGCCAGGGATGATCTTTGCAAAAGATTTACTTCAGCTGATGGGTGCTTCAGAGGCAATTGTCGAAGATCTTTCATCATATACCAGCATCATGTTCGGTGGTAATCTGGTCATCATGCTATTGTTTATTAATAATGCAATTTTCAGAGGAGCAGGAGATGCTAATATTGCCATGTGGGTGTTATGGATTGCCAATGGATTGAATATGATACTGGATCCATTGCTGATTTTTGGTATTGGCCCATTCCCTGAGATGGGTATTGCAGGTGCTGCTGTAGCAACTAACATTGGTAGAGGTATCGCAGTAACGGTTCAATTATTTTTATTGTTTAGAGGCAAAGGACGGGTTAGTCTGAAAGGAATACCATTGAAGATTGAGTGGAAACGCATTCGTCATCTCATCAATATTTCGTTGGGTGGTATTGCGCAGTCGTTAATCGCTACATCAAGTTGGATTTTTATGGTGCGTATTATTTCCAATTTTGGAAGCGAAGTATTGGCTGGTTATACCATTGGAATTAGAATTATCATTTTTACCTTGTTGCCTTCGTGGGGGTTAAGTAATGCTGCTTCAACATTGGTTGGACAGAATTTAGGTGCTCGTGAACCTGAGAGAGCTGAAAAAGCAGTTTGGGGAGTTGCCAGAATAAACATGATTTTTCTCGGTGTGTTGAGCGTGTTATTTATTGTCTTTCCTGGTTGGTTTGTTAGGTTGTTTACCGATGACGTTGAGGTTGTAAAGGCTGGTGTAGAATGTCTGCGAATTGTAGCTTATGGTTTCACTTTTTATGGAATGGGTATGGTGATGATTCAGGCATTTAACGGAGCCGGTGACACTCGAACACCTACACGAATCAATGTATTTACATTTTGGATGATTGAAATTCCATTAGCATACTTTTTAGCCATGATCGTTGGAATGGAACAAACAGGTGTTTTTTATGCAATTATTATTGCGGAATCATGCATGACAATCTTAGCTGCCTGGTTATTTAGAAAAGGCAAATGGAAAAAAGAGGAGGTCTAA
- the hisH gene encoding imidazole glycerol phosphate synthase subunit HisH — translation MKIVIIKYNAGNIRSVLNALNRLGYEAEISADPEVIRNADKVIFPGVGEASTTMKYLRETGLDKLIVSLKQPVLGICLGMQLMCSWSEEGDVDCLGIFDEKVRKFQLPEGNPDNIKIPHMGWNSIFNVKSNLFDASLEGEYVYFVHSFYVAKGPDTAATTNYILEYSSALQKDNFYATQFHPEKSGSVGERILSNFLSL, via the coding sequence ATGAAAATAGTAATCATAAAATACAATGCCGGTAATATTCGGTCTGTTTTAAATGCTTTAAACAGGTTGGGTTACGAGGCAGAAATATCGGCAGATCCTGAGGTAATTAGAAATGCAGATAAAGTTATTTTTCCGGGAGTTGGTGAAGCGAGCACCACAATGAAATATCTCAGAGAAACAGGGTTGGATAAATTGATTGTAAGCCTTAAACAACCTGTTTTAGGAATCTGTTTGGGTATGCAATTGATGTGCAGTTGGTCGGAAGAAGGTGATGTTGATTGTCTGGGTATTTTTGATGAGAAAGTACGTAAATTTCAATTGCCAGAGGGAAATCCTGATAATATTAAAATTCCTCATATGGGTTGGAACTCCATCTTTAATGTCAAAAGCAATTTGTTTGATGCATCTTTAGAGGGCGAATATGTATATTTTGTGCATAGTTTTTATGTTGCCAAAGGTCCCGATACAGCAGCTACTACCAATTATATTCTGGAATATAGTTCTGCATTGCAGAAAGATAATTTTTACGCAACACAGTTTCATCCTGAGAAAAGTGGATCGGTTGGGGAACGTATCCTTTCTAATTTCTTAAGTCTGTAA
- a CDS encoding HD domain-containing protein — MNPQEIIDKYYQPGSPIWTVLVEHSRAVTDMALSIAQNHPELGADLQFIEEACMLHDIGIFYTNAADLHCIGVKPYICHGYMGRELLEKEGYPKHGLVCERHTGTGLSIEDIQSQNLPIPLRDMRPQSIEEQIICFADKFYSKSGILTQPKSIEKIRKSMARHGQHQVDQFNQWCQLFL, encoded by the coding sequence ATGAATCCTCAGGAAATAATAGATAAATACTATCAGCCGGGCAGTCCTATCTGGACTGTTTTGGTTGAGCATAGCAGGGCTGTGACTGATATGGCACTATCGATTGCTCAGAATCATCCTGAGTTAGGAGCTGATCTGCAATTTATTGAAGAGGCCTGCATGCTGCATGATATTGGTATTTTCTATACCAATGCAGCTGATCTGCATTGTATAGGTGTTAAGCCCTATATCTGTCATGGTTATATGGGCAGAGAGTTACTTGAGAAAGAAGGTTATCCTAAACATGGATTGGTTTGCGAAAGACATACCGGAACAGGCTTGTCAATTGAAGACATTCAATCTCAGAATCTGCCAATTCCGCTGCGTGATATGAGACCACAATCCATCGAAGAACAAATAATCTGTTTTGCAGATAAGTTTTATAGCAAGAGTGGTATACTGACTCAACCCAAAAGCATAGAGAAAATACGTAAGTCAATGGCCAGACATGGTCAACATCAGGTTGATCAGTTTAATCAATGGTGTCAGTTGTTTCTTTAA
- the hisF gene encoding imidazole glycerol phosphate synthase subunit HisF translates to MLAKRIIPCLDIKNGQTVKGVKFVEIKEVGDPVELGALYAEQGADELVFLDITASHEGRKTFVDLVRRIARNINIPFTVGGGISELSDADALLNAGADKISINSSAVRNPQLIDDLAKNFGSQFVVAAIDAKHDQGDDWIVTVNGGRIPTEKKLFSWAKEAEDRGAGEILFTSMDHDGVKTGFANEALAKLSDDLSIPIIASGGAGAMEHFKDVFTLGKADAGLAASIFHFKEIPIPDLKRYLNKEGIPIRL, encoded by the coding sequence ATGCTTGCAAAACGTATAATACCATGCCTCGATATAAAAAACGGTCAAACCGTTAAAGGGGTGAAGTTTGTTGAAATAAAAGAAGTTGGAGATCCGGTGGAATTAGGTGCATTGTACGCTGAACAAGGTGCCGATGAATTGGTTTTTTTAGATATCACTGCCAGTCACGAAGGACGTAAGACGTTTGTGGATTTGGTGCGACGGATTGCCCGTAATATTAATATTCCGTTCACAGTTGGAGGAGGGATCAGTGAGTTGAGTGATGCTGATGCATTATTAAATGCCGGAGCTGATAAGATCTCTATTAATTCATCAGCAGTTCGCAATCCTCAATTGATTGATGATCTGGCAAAGAATTTTGGTAGTCAGTTTGTAGTAGCTGCGATTGATGCAAAGCATGATCAGGGCGATGACTGGATTGTTACTGTTAATGGTGGACGAATCCCAACAGAAAAGAAACTCTTTTCATGGGCAAAAGAAGCTGAAGACCGTGGTGCTGGAGAAATACTTTTTACCAGTATGGATCACGATGGGGTGAAAACAGGTTTTGCCAACGAAGCATTAGCCAAATTAAGTGATGACTTATCTATTCCAATAATTGCATCTGGAGGTGCCGGAGCAATGGAACATTTTAAAGATGTATTCACGTTGGGTAAAGCAGATGCCGGTTTAGCCGCAAGTATCTTTCATTTTAAAGAAATTCCCATTCCGGATTTGAAGAGGTATTTGAACAAGGAGGGGATACCGATTAGGTTATAA
- a CDS encoding DUF3124 domain-containing protein has product MLNKLGIIVILSILLIACHDMENNNRNLHFRIENLVDANTSHIFYSETVYVPVYTDVYHVDQSRLFPLTVTLSLRNTSLTDTIAVQKVDYYNSDGKLVKKHIAEDKMLLLEPMESYELVIDKMTYTGDTGANFIVEWGGKTNINSMLIQALMINTSGQQGLSFITEGRIIKSQIKP; this is encoded by the coding sequence ATGTTAAACAAATTGGGAATCATTGTGATATTGTCAATCTTATTGATCGCATGTCACGATATGGAGAATAATAACCGAAATCTGCATTTCAGAATTGAAAATCTGGTTGATGCCAACACTTCTCACATTTTTTATTCCGAGACGGTTTATGTACCCGTTTATACCGATGTTTATCATGTTGATCAGTCAAGACTGTTCCCTCTAACCGTTACCTTAAGTTTAAGAAATACAAGCTTAACAGACACTATTGCTGTTCAAAAAGTAGATTATTACAACAGCGATGGAAAACTCGTAAAAAAGCATATTGCAGAAGATAAAATGTTATTGCTTGAACCTATGGAATCTTATGAACTGGTGATTGATAAAATGACCTACACTGGTGATACAGGAGCTAATTTTATTGTGGAGTGGGGAGGAAAAACCAACATTAACTCAATGCTTATTCAGGCTTTGATGATTAACACATCAGGTCAACAAGGCCTTTCTTTTATTACAGAAGGAAGAATTATTAAATCACAAATAAAACCTTAA
- a CDS encoding DUF4870 domain-containing protein produces MNDQGKTIAIISYITLLGWIIALIMRQSERPQSEISRFHLRQALGINLMGFVLSSIQYFLSFLYLGFIGGILGFAVFILWLMGLVAAINGKFRYIPFVGRWFDETFNFIH; encoded by the coding sequence ATGAACGATCAGGGAAAAACCATTGCAATAATAAGCTATATTACGCTATTAGGCTGGATTATTGCACTCATCATGCGACAAAGCGAAAGACCTCAAAGTGAGATTAGCCGATTTCATTTAAGGCAAGCTTTAGGTATTAATCTAATGGGATTTGTCCTTTCGTCTATTCAGTATTTCTTATCTTTTCTGTATCTTGGATTCATAGGAGGAATACTCGGATTTGCAGTTTTCATCCTATGGTTAATGGGATTAGTTGCTGCTATCAATGGTAAATTCAGGTATATACCTTTTGTTGGAAGATGGTTTGATGAGACTTTTAACTTTATTCACTGA
- the hisIE gene encoding bifunctional phosphoribosyl-AMP cyclohydrolase/phosphoribosyl-ATP diphosphatase HisIE has product MKINFQKLGNGLVPAIIQDNTTNKVLMLGFMNEEAYEKTKKERKVTFYSRTKERLWTKGEESGNFLNVVSMAVDCDDDTLLIKVNPVGPVCHKGTDTCWEEENKQDDVMFLKTLQDFIDKRKDEMPEGSYTTHLFTKGIRKITQKVGEEAIETVIGAMANDDENFLYEGADLLYHLIVLLTYKGYRIEDLARELKSRHK; this is encoded by the coding sequence ATGAAAATAAATTTTCAAAAACTTGGAAACGGCCTTGTGCCCGCAATTATTCAGGATAATACAACCAACAAAGTTTTGATGTTGGGATTTATGAATGAAGAGGCCTACGAAAAAACAAAAAAGGAAAGAAAAGTGACTTTTTATAGCAGAACCAAAGAACGTCTGTGGACAAAAGGAGAAGAGTCGGGTAATTTTCTGAATGTTGTTTCAATGGCTGTTGACTGTGACGATGATACTTTGTTGATCAAGGTGAATCCTGTGGGACCTGTTTGTCATAAAGGAACAGATACTTGCTGGGAAGAGGAGAATAAGCAGGATGATGTGATGTTTTTAAAAACTTTGCAGGACTTTATCGATAAGCGAAAAGACGAAATGCCAGAAGGCTCATACACCACTCATTTATTCACAAAAGGTATTCGTAAAATCACACAGAAAGTTGGTGAAGAAGCCATTGAAACCGTAATTGGTGCTATGGCAAATGATGATGAGAACTTCTTGTACGAAGGTGCAGATCTTCTTTATCATTTGATTGTGTTACTTACTTACAAAGGATATCGCATCGAAGATTTAGCTCGTGAGTTAAAAAGTAGACATAAATAA